The Vicia villosa cultivar HV-30 ecotype Madison, WI linkage group LG1, Vvil1.0, whole genome shotgun sequence genome includes a region encoding these proteins:
- the LOC131618975 gene encoding uncharacterized protein LOC131618975 isoform X1 — MPEEYVNDMLKVVELNEKWRQWKGDLKAMAYDPSKTEEEVASTIPDSRVDKDQYRELVHYWFSDDGQKISKINKQNRAKFEDVHCMGTKSLPKFIDEKMKKSKGVLPNRQEIYVETRTRKDGSIVNEKAAKLIEDLNKYNNEVGPSQSTQNMQGSMPWKDDTFSKVQGAAKKGRVRCMGKFPKSKKSKVYVSENEELRDRVKHMEGLLANVITLIQNKFSGQDVNDIIQAASQFPDASSAHNHLNSPSQDNNEDHENGED, encoded by the exons ATGCCTGAAGAATATGTGAATGATATGCTAAAAGTAGTAGAG TTGAATGAGAAGTGGAGGCAGTGGAAGGGTGATCTAAAGGCAATGGCATATGATCCGAGTAAAACAGAAGAAGAAGTTGCATCAACAATACCTGATAGTAGGGTTGACAAAGATCAATATCGTGAGTTGGTTCATTATTGGTTCTCCGATGATGGACAA AAAATAAGTAAAATTAATAAGCAAAATCGTGCCAAGTTTGAAGATGTCCATTGCATGGGTACAAAAAGTCTCCCAAAATTTATTGATGAAAag atgaaaaagagcaaaggagtGTTACCTAATCGTCAAGAGATTTATGTCGAAACTCGAACTCGTAAAGATGGATCAATTGTCAATGAAAAAGCTGCAAAATTGATT GAAGATCTAAACAAGTATAATAATGAGGTTGGGCCATCTCAATCAACCCAAAATATGCAAGGTTCTATGCCTTGGAAGGATGATACATTTTCTAAAGTACAAGGAGCTGCAAAGAAGGGACGTGTGCGGTGTATGGGCAAGTTTCCTAAATCTAAAAAATCAAAGGTTTATGTGTCTGAAAATGAAGAGTTACGTGATAGAGTTAAGCATATGGAGGGTTTGTTAGCAAATGTCATTAccttaattcaaaataaattttctgGACAAGATGTGAATGACATCATACAAGCAGCTAGCCAGTTTCCTGATGCTTCTAGTGCTCATAACCATTTGAACTCTCCAAGTCAAGACAATAATGAAGATCATGAAAATG GTGAGGATTAA
- the LOC131618975 gene encoding uncharacterized protein LOC131618975 isoform X2: MPEEYVNDMLKVVEWRQWKGDLKAMAYDPSKTEEEVASTIPDSRVDKDQYRELVHYWFSDDGQKISKINKQNRAKFEDVHCMGTKSLPKFIDEKMKKSKGVLPNRQEIYVETRTRKDGSIVNEKAAKLIEDLNKYNNEVGPSQSTQNMQGSMPWKDDTFSKVQGAAKKGRVRCMGKFPKSKKSKVYVSENEELRDRVKHMEGLLANVITLIQNKFSGQDVNDIIQAASQFPDASSAHNHLNSPSQDNNEDHENGED; encoded by the exons ATGCCTGAAGAATATGTGAATGATATGCTAAAAGTAGTAGAG TGGAGGCAGTGGAAGGGTGATCTAAAGGCAATGGCATATGATCCGAGTAAAACAGAAGAAGAAGTTGCATCAACAATACCTGATAGTAGGGTTGACAAAGATCAATATCGTGAGTTGGTTCATTATTGGTTCTCCGATGATGGACAA AAAATAAGTAAAATTAATAAGCAAAATCGTGCCAAGTTTGAAGATGTCCATTGCATGGGTACAAAAAGTCTCCCAAAATTTATTGATGAAAag atgaaaaagagcaaaggagtGTTACCTAATCGTCAAGAGATTTATGTCGAAACTCGAACTCGTAAAGATGGATCAATTGTCAATGAAAAAGCTGCAAAATTGATT GAAGATCTAAACAAGTATAATAATGAGGTTGGGCCATCTCAATCAACCCAAAATATGCAAGGTTCTATGCCTTGGAAGGATGATACATTTTCTAAAGTACAAGGAGCTGCAAAGAAGGGACGTGTGCGGTGTATGGGCAAGTTTCCTAAATCTAAAAAATCAAAGGTTTATGTGTCTGAAAATGAAGAGTTACGTGATAGAGTTAAGCATATGGAGGGTTTGTTAGCAAATGTCATTAccttaattcaaaataaattttctgGACAAGATGTGAATGACATCATACAAGCAGCTAGCCAGTTTCCTGATGCTTCTAGTGCTCATAACCATTTGAACTCTCCAAGTCAAGACAATAATGAAGATCATGAAAATG GTGAGGATTAA
- the LOC131618975 gene encoding uncharacterized protein LOC131618975 isoform X3, with amino-acid sequence MIKSELNEKWRQWKGDLKAMAYDPSKTEEEVASTIPDSRVDKDQYRELVHYWFSDDGQKISKINKQNRAKFEDVHCMGTKSLPKFIDEKMKKSKGVLPNRQEIYVETRTRKDGSIVNEKAAKLIEDLNKYNNEVGPSQSTQNMQGSMPWKDDTFSKVQGAAKKGRVRCMGKFPKSKKSKVYVSENEELRDRVKHMEGLLANVITLIQNKFSGQDVNDIIQAASQFPDASSAHNHLNSPSQDNNEDHENGED; translated from the exons ATGATAAAATCTGAGTTGAATGAGAAGTGGAGGCAGTGGAAGGGTGATCTAAAGGCAATGGCATATGATCCGAGTAAAACAGAAGAAGAAGTTGCATCAACAATACCTGATAGTAGGGTTGACAAAGATCAATATCGTGAGTTGGTTCATTATTGGTTCTCCGATGATGGACAA AAAATAAGTAAAATTAATAAGCAAAATCGTGCCAAGTTTGAAGATGTCCATTGCATGGGTACAAAAAGTCTCCCAAAATTTATTGATGAAAag atgaaaaagagcaaaggagtGTTACCTAATCGTCAAGAGATTTATGTCGAAACTCGAACTCGTAAAGATGGATCAATTGTCAATGAAAAAGCTGCAAAATTGATT GAAGATCTAAACAAGTATAATAATGAGGTTGGGCCATCTCAATCAACCCAAAATATGCAAGGTTCTATGCCTTGGAAGGATGATACATTTTCTAAAGTACAAGGAGCTGCAAAGAAGGGACGTGTGCGGTGTATGGGCAAGTTTCCTAAATCTAAAAAATCAAAGGTTTATGTGTCTGAAAATGAAGAGTTACGTGATAGAGTTAAGCATATGGAGGGTTTGTTAGCAAATGTCATTAccttaattcaaaataaattttctgGACAAGATGTGAATGACATCATACAAGCAGCTAGCCAGTTTCCTGATGCTTCTAGTGCTCATAACCATTTGAACTCTCCAAGTCAAGACAATAATGAAGATCATGAAAATG GTGAGGATTAA